The following coding sequences lie in one Fusarium poae strain DAOMC 252244 chromosome 1, whole genome shotgun sequence genomic window:
- a CDS encoding hypothetical protein (TransMembrane:12 (i37-60o72-91i103-121o127-150i162-184o190-212i287-312o324-344i379-396o408-430i442-463o469-490i)), producing MFLHSSEQEQAEHGAVESTTTAPHSSYTTFGRTQSKFILCLASLAATFSPLSSFIFFPAIDDISQSLHVSVARVNLTITSYMIVAGLAPAILGDLADKVGRRIVYIFMMTTYCTANIGLALQSDWSALFVLRMLQSAGSAATIALGYGIVSDIAPPSERGSFVSIMVLGPNIATAVGPIIGAALSSYLSWRWIFLFLAILSGTCLLMLTMFLPETARSIVGDGSGRVSGLRRTVLSYLQNSIRSFSNEKSEGYRNEPIASNEESTGSILRSLNPLDSLKLLWAKDTVLITLIFGIFYMNLSALQASTSTLFISVYGVSGLQLGLIYLPSGIGSCLGAYGAGRLLDHDYRVIARKHDIHIDVRAGDDLDSFPIEKARFRSTWYLIGVGTISLIGYGWSMHFQVHMAVPLVLHFLIGFSTAIIFNMSGTLLVDIHPKSPSSAQAANSIVRAFLAGGSTALVQIFIDAMGVGWTFTIFGMAGLGCVLAAWLEWSCGQDWRARMRANGVER from the exons ATGTTTCTGCATAGCTCtgaacaagaacaagcagAGCATGGTGCGGTCGAAAGTACAACGACTGCACCTCACTCTTCGTATACGACATTTGGTAGGACGCAATCCAAGTTTATCCTTTGTCTCGCATCACTTGCCGCGACCTTTTCCCCTCTTTCTTCATTCATCTTCTTCCCAGCAATAGATGATATATCACAGAGCCTGCATGTTTCGGTGGCACGCGTTAACCTAACTATCACATCCTACATGATAGTGGCTGGCCTAGCCCCAGCCATTCTCGGAGATCTCGCTGATAAGGTTGGACGCCGGATTGTCTACATCTTCATGATGACGACTTACTGTACGGCGAATATTGGGTTGGCACTTCAGAGTGACTGGTCAGCTCTATTTGTCCTTAGAATGTTACAGAGTGCTGGAAGCGCTG CTACAATTGCACTCGGATATGGTATTGTATCCGACATTGCTCCTCCATCTGAACGTGGCTCCTTTGTTTCTATTATGGTGTTGGG TCCTAACATTGCGACGGCAGTTGGCCCAATCATAGGGGCTGCGCTTTCTAGCTATCTGAGCTGGCGTTGGATTTTCTTGTTCCTCGCCATTCTCTCTGGAACCTGTCTTCTAATGTTAACTATGTTCCTACCAGAGACAGCTCGATCAATTGTCGGTGATGGCTCTGGTCGAGTCTCTGGTCTACGACGAACTGTCTTGTCATATCTCCAAAATTCAATACGATCATTTTCCAATGAAAAAAGCGAAGGATACAGAAACGAACCCATTGCCTCGAACGAAGAGTCCACTGGTAGCATCCTCAGGTCACTAAATCCATTAGATAGCTTGAAGCTGCTATGGGCTAAGGACACTGTGTTGATCACCTTGATATTCGGGATCTTCTATATGAACCTGAGCGCTCTACAGGCCTCCACGTCGACGCTGTTCATCAGTGTGTATGGTGTATCGGGGCTACAATTGGGTTTGATATACCTTCCATCCGGAATAGGATCTTGTCTAGGGGCATATGGCGCCg GTCGTCTTTTGGATCATGACTATCGTGTAATAGCGAGGAAGCATGATATCCACATCGATGTCAGGGCCGGTGATGATCTTGACAGCTTCCCGATAGAAAAAGCCAGGTTTCGGAGCACCTGGTATCTTATCGGCGTTGGGACTATTTCTTTGATCGGCTATGGCTGGTCAATGCATTTTCAAGTA CACATGGCAGTTCCTTTGGTGCTTCACTTTCTTATAGGATTCTCTACCGCTATTATTTTCAAC aTGAGTGGGACACTACTGGTAGATATTCACCCAAAGTCACCATCGTCAGCGCAAGCAGCAAATAGCATTGTGCGAGCATTTCTCGCTGGTGGGAGCACTGCTCTTGTTCAGATATTTATAGATGCTATGGGTGTCGGATGGACCTTTACCATATTTGGCATGGCGGGCTTAGGGTGTGTTCTAGCTGCTTGGCTGGAATGGAGCTGTGGTCAGGACTGGAGAGCAAGGATGAGAGCAAATGGTGTCGAGCGATAA